The window ttagaggtgtgcaccaccacagcctgactcctggtgttgtttttaaaatgggtCTTGTAATGTATAATAGTCACCTAGGTTGGAGTCAAGATGATGAATATTAGGGCCAACATTTCGGGGCATCTTTAATCAGCCTGTCCTCTCTAGATTGCTGCTAGGACACAGGTCACATGGACCGCACAGGCTGGCTCTGTGTATATTTTAAGTCACTCCTGCCCCCAGCTGGAGAGCCCTAGCCAAGACAATGAGTTCCACTTTTGGGGCTGACTTGGAATTAATTACGTGGAAGTAACTCAGAGTCTGTGACCTGAGTCTCACTGTAGCATACCTGACagctgttatgcccagatctgcaAAGTCCCCCCCAAACCAACAAGGAGGCCGactcccatatgtaaaagcaaagagcctttattttgtacgagtttgcaaactcggtctcgccatgtgtccaacgtattggaataaacggagagcctcgagctcagttagagttgggtttttatagtagtaaaggtgggggtgaggggtttctaagtttcaggacccctgattggctgacatttgtctcggggtgtcctggtgagtgtgtgctggcaggtgatcctatctacaatggttagaACATTAGGCAtctcctttggatggtctgttctagGGTGGTGTTCCGGTAATCTcagtttatggtccttcctgcaaccaggtgtgttgcttcagggtaaactactgagactcaggcctcccttaaacttatcgatggctgagtcctacactggcaggtgataatggttggaaataaagaacttcctttgggtggtcttgTTTCTATTtaacttatcatggctggctcctacatttACTCTTCATAAGCACTGACGAAAGGACCCAATCATGGGTCCTGCTTACTCATGGTTTTAGTGAGGTATCATTGGGACCTAAGAACTATTTTAGTTAGTAAATTCATTAATTGAcaactctgggcttttttttttttttttttttgttttgttttgtttttcgagacagggtttccctgtaactttggagcctgtcctggaactagctcttctagaccaggctggcctcgaattcacagagatctgcctgcctctgcctcccaagtgctgggattaaaggcgtgcgccaccaccgcctggctgggcCTATTTTTCTTGTATATCAACCAGCACTATAGGTAGTTATTTTGTCCCCCATGACTTTCCCCCTTGTCTCAGCCTTTCAACCTATTCTGTGCGGTTGAACATGTTCCTTTCTGCAACTACTTCAAGCTGACATTGGGGCGTTGTCATAAAGGCCCAGGCAGGTTGAAAGGCTAGCCAAAGGTAGGGAGGAAATTCAGGCAATGGGTCACTCATCAGGTTCCGTTGAAGGGACAAGGAGCATTCATATCAGCTAAACTGGTCCATATCAGCTTTCGGGGAGTCCAGGGCTTGCTGTCATTCAGAGCAGGCTGTAGTCAGCAGCTGATGCTTAGATGCATCTGCCAGCCAAATGGGAGCCTATTGAGGTAAGTTTgaactaggaacagaagttaaaatttatgtacTTAAAGAAAAATCCATACTGTAGAAAAGGAGCAGATAACAGGTATCTGTAAACAGAAGGAATAGACTCAAACCTTTGAGCCCTAGCAAAAACTACAGATTTTGGTTAGAAGCctgtatatttttctgctgtccagAGAACTGCACATGGCTTGGACAGAGATGTCTTTGGCCTAATGAGAAACACCATTTAGTTCATATTTAAATGGCAActagaataaatctaaaatcttgagcttgtgagcTAACAGTAAGTACTCATTGCTCTATCAGCTTATTAAAATTCTACCATAGAGgggggaaagaaatcagaaacattttccatatcttaacctgtatttacatcttaaatcatttatttttagacCCTCAAAGCTTATAAACTTTTATATCCTcagatcttaaaacattttaaaaagaaatctagtaGCTTTAGAATGTGCTAACAAGCTGGCTCTAGCTTTGTGGAAGGATCTGGATAGGAAGGATTTAGTTTAGCTGCTAAACTGACATTATGACTGCCCTAGTCATCAATACTATCAGATATCCCAGAAGGATAAATCAATTATATCTGAGTACTGACCAAGTCGTttccaaatctattaaaaatggcAGGGACCAGAGTCCATATACAGTTAGCCACACCCAGGTCTCCATAGCACTGGGGGCAGAAATATCCAGAACAGCAGTCTTACAGTCTTAGCCAGGCCTATGAGGTGAAATATTTTTCatgtggaagagggacatggaaaagaccGACCTTATTTTGTATAGTCAGAAGTGGTGCAATCGATTCTCCAATGTTCTGCTGTCTGTCCACAGTCTGGCCgggtcctggcagcaggtgttGCACTGGGGCACCTCGCCCAGTGGTCAGCGTCATTGTAATTCAGGTGGAGACATCGTGGTGTCCTataatcttctttggagaccttagGTCACTGCTAGGATCTCAGAGTCTCTGTCTAATACAATAAGCCTTttgatcattattttaaatgccatatcctgcagatctctgaagtatgagggctGCCTATATATgtctgattagacaaactttgtttctcattacttgttttaagtttgactttgaaaacatatacaggggCCTAAATAAGGCTATTCCtgtaattaattatatcagtATTTCAGGGATGACTGGCTAACTTGTACTTCCCAACAGTCTACAGTAAGTTAGCAGCTTTCACAACTAGAACTCCACGCTCTGTAACGACTTTGAATTgaagttaataaagaagttgaatTAGTCATTCTGAGGGTAAAAACAGAACAAGTTTGTATCTAGGTGCAAAGGCAAGAAACAGGTCCCAGGAtaaaatgggaacaggagggagtcTAAGGCTTAGCATTGCCCTAGGGCAGACTGAGACtcaccctgtcttcctgctgaTCTATAGAACTCATCTtggcaggtgtgcaccactttgCCCTGGGAAAGCTGCCCTGGGTCCTACATTTTCCCCCCTTCCCAAGTACCAATGACAGGATTCAATCATGGGTCCTGTCTGTCCAGGGCTCAAGGAAGTGGTACTGAAACCTCAATACCATCAGTCAAACAATATTGACTCGTTCTCAAACTAAAGCCATAGGCAGAGGCGAGAGCTGAAAGTAAGGTGGTTAACCAAGGAGACCAGTTGAACAAGCTTTCTCACCATCTGGCTCCTACAACAGCTTGTGTCTGCCATCATAAAACTGCTACCTCCTGCGAGCCATGTAGCCTCAGGCTGGGAAAGTGAGGCACTCAAAAGGTCTCACCCAGCCCTGCAGGCAAAGCAAACTTTGCTTTACTCAGGGGTATTGTAGAGAATCCTTGGTGTTGCCATCTGGCGGAGGCAGTAGTATTAAAAGCTGGTTAAAGTTTTATAGTTAGCTCTGAAGTTTGTTGAGAGCTTGGTACTTGTTGATTCTGTTTTCTGAGACCCAAGATGGCTTGGCCTTTCTGACTCTCAATATCCAGCATAGTTGCCCACGGTTTCAGCTCAGAATAGATTATGTTTCTCAAAAGCTGTGTATTTTCTTCCACAATTTATAGTTATGGAGCTTTTATCCTTTCTATTTGATTGCCTCACTGTTAGAGCTGTTATCTCTAATAAAAAGGGAATTATATAGCCCTGGTGGCTCCTTCCCCCACTCTTTCCTTTAAGTGTCCTGATATGACCTGCAAAGTTCTCCATCAGACCCAGCAATGAAAGCTAGCTTGGCTGTAACTGAATTCTGTATGTGAGCCTTATCAGTTCAGGGATGGTATTAAAATCCAGATGTGGAACTTTTCTTAATTGTTCAAATGATGTGGATACCTTTCTAGGTTAGGTCAAATGCCACAGGGAGACTTTTGAATTCCTTAATGAAGGTGGGAGAGATCCTGGATAAATGAGGCTTATTTGGATCACATATGGGAAAGATCAGGGTCTTAGTTATAGtcctattgctgggaagagacaccttgatcatggcaactttttttttgtttgtttttgttttttcaagacaaggtttctttgtagctttagagcctgtcctggaactagctcttgtagaccagcctgtgcaatggtattttgcctgtatgcatatctgtgtaagagtgtcggatcccctggaggtagagttacagacagttataagctgccatgtgggtgccgggaatcaaatccaggacctctggaagaatagccagtgctcttaaccaccaagccatctttccagccccgacCATGGCTActcttatataaaagaaaacatttaactgggtgtAAACAGAAActgctttcattttccttccatccacacccccccaaaaaaatcacacagaaattatattaattacaacattgtttgattgtttggtcgatggctcaggcatattcctaactagctctttttttttttttttcgagacagggtttctctgtagctttggtgcctgtcccggaactagctcttgtagaccaggctggcctcgaactccagagatctgcctgcctctacctctcgagtgctgggattaaaggcatgcgctaccactgcccggccctaactagctcttatattttaaattaacccatttttattaatctgtgttttgctaGAAGGctgtggcattacctcattttcttttttaaaaaatatttatttatttatttatttatttatttatttatttatttatttattatgtatacaatattctgtctgtgtgtatacctgcaggccagaagagggcaccagaccccattacagatggctgtgagccaccatatggttgctgggaattgaactcaggacctttggaagagcaggcaatgctcttaacctctgagccatctctccagccccattacctcattttctacatgtcttgtatCCTCAGTGGTTGACtcgcgtctttctcctttggcagctacatagagtctctctgactccctcttctttctccctgcattcagtttagtttttccgcctttctctattctgccctgtcataggccaaaggaacttctttttttttaattattatttatttattatgtatacaatattctgtctgtgtttatgtcttcaggccagaagagggcaccagaccccattacagatggttgtgagccaccatgtggttgctgggaattgaactcaggacctttggaagagcaggcaatgctcttaacctctgagccatctctccagccccaggaacttctttattaaccaatggcagtaaaacattcacagcatatggaggaAAATCGCAcgttaattgggggcttgcttacagtttcagagcgttagtccatgatcatcatggcaggaagaagACGGACATGGTGCTgcagcagtagctaagagctttaTATCCTGGTCCATAACATAGGCGgcaggagagacacagagagagagagagagagagacagacagacagacagacagacagacagacagaaggcctaacatgagcttttgaaatctcaaagcccatccccagtgacacacctccaacaaggccatacctctgaacccttcccaaacagttccactaattgGGGAATCAAGAATCCAAGACACCTTCCCCCATTCTCTTTCCCCTCTAGACCCTGGGAACCACTTACCTGTTTCTGTCCTTCTAAGTACGGTTTTCAAGGCTCACCCCTGACTTGGCATATACCCAGGCTTTCTTTTTGTGACCGAATGActctattttctgtattttcccaTTTGTTCCATTTGTCAGTTGATAGACATTTAATTTGCTTCTATTGCTGCTGTAGATGTGGGATATGCCGTCTGTACATAGACACGTTTTCATTCTGACAGACACAGAAGTGGGATCGTGGGTTGAAGAAGAGATCTGCTCACGCCCGCAAAGCCTGAGTGCCATAGTTCTGGTTTCTTTGCTTCTAAAACACGATGGCTATCTGCTTTTTCCCTGACACATCTAATGCGTATGAGCAGGTTGACATTGGGGCTTTGATctgcatgttcttttctttttttaagatttatttatgtatgtatgtatgtatacagtgttctgtctgcatgtacacctgcaggccagaagagggcgccagacctcattacagatggttgtgagtcgccatgtggttgccgggagttgaactcaggacctttggaagagcaggcagtactcttaaccattgagccatctctccagcccccatcaacATTTCTTGATGCCAAGTATATAGAGCCTGTTGTCATTGTGCACATTTTAGAAGAAATGGTCATCTCCCACTCCCCTTTGGgtcttttctaaatttttcttacttcttatttattcatttatttgaggCAAGATTTCATGTAGCCCCAGCTAGTTTCatgtagccgaggatgaccttgaacggATCCTTCTGCCCACTGCCCacatctctcaagtgctggaattacagacttgtACCCTGTTCCAGCTTTTGAGTCTCTCAGGTTGCACATTCAGCAGTGAACAGAAGCTCTGGAGTTAGGTTTATTAATCTGCTCCTTCATCCATCCTTCCCTGCTCGATGCAACTTAGGGGGAAAAAATGTGTGGTTGCTGAATAGTTTACAGTGACAAATGATTTGTTGTGTCCTTCACCGAAAGAGAATTTACCTTGATTCTGACagttcctcagtttctttattgcttctgcCAGGGCAGACTCGAGGCGGGGAGGTGaagggggctgggggtggggtgtccGTGTGGCTGTTCTACAGGCTTCACGTTAGCAACGACTGTTTCACAACTAGTAGGGAAACATCTGCCTTCCATAAGCTCTCAGGCTGCAGCCAAGTGACTGGAATTTTCCTTCTTCAGCTAAGCCAGGAGCATCCAGGCCCTGGGCTGGAAGGCTCCTCCCTCCACCACTGACGGCAGCATTCCCCAGCCTCTGCAACAGATTGTTTGGGCCAGGAgtagggtgggggtggtggtgggaggcATGGATTTCATTAGAGCAGGCCCAGGCAGTGAGGCTGGGCTTGGGGATGTTCAAGGGGTGTGAGAGTGGAGGGTTGTTTGGGTTTGGCTTGGCTGTGGCTCTGAACAGGCACAGTGAGGTGCTGCAACTATTTTTCTGGGCTGGGGAGACTTGCAAGCCTGGGGAAAGTTCCAGAACTCATATTCTAAGCAGGAGGTGGAGACCTTGGGACAAGTTTTGTCCCTAGTACAAGTCATGACCCCAGGAAGTTTGTCTCTGTACCTTAACAGCTATCCAGTCCTGAAGTAATTTGATCCTCAAGTTTTTAGTGCCGCCCCCTTCAGTACCTAGCCAATTCCCTACAGTAAGGCCTTCTACAGACAAACCCACCAACAGGAAAAGGAAACTCTTAGAGAAAGGGCGGGCCTACAGAGCCAGGGTAGCTGCAGCCATCCTCTCCTGCAGACGGAGAGATTGTTCGAGTCAGTACCATGAGCCATAATTCCCAAGCCTTCTTGAGCACCAATGCCGGACTTCCCCCAAGCTATGAGACAATCAAAGAGGAGTATGGGGTAACTGAGCTGGGGGAACCCCACAACTCAGCTGTGGTGAGAACCACCGTGATCAACATGCCCAGAGAGGTCTCTGTGCCTGACCATGTGGTCTGGTCCCTGTTCAATGCACTCTTCTTGAACGTCTGTTGCCTGGGTTTCATTGCCTATGCCTACTCTGTGAAGGTGAGTGTGGTGGAGGGGGCAGAGACTCTGAGGGGGACAGTGTGTGGGAGCCTGAAGCTCCATCTACTCAGATGgcaccaaggtgtgtgtgtgtggggggggggtcctttGTGTCAGAAAGTAAGTTTGTGTGTACACTtcctgtttgtgtatgtgtctgtctgtccttctggagACTTTTCAATAGTTCGATAAGATGAGGCTGCCTGAGGATTCTGGGGCCAAGACTTTCCCCACCCCGTTCCTGGAATGTCCCTTCACCCTGTGCACTGGGGTCTAAGCTGTATGGAAAGTGGGGTGTGCATCAGTGCTGGGGCCTCCCCTATCGCTTGAGTTTGTGTGCGTGAAAAGAGGCGGGTCCCTGGCCTAAGGGAGGGAGGCTGCAGTGGGCAGGGGGGACATGGGGGAATTGAGTCAGAGCACCTGGCTCTCAGCTCCAGGGCCTCTTACGTCTGGTTTCCTTCAGTCCAGGGACAGGAAGATGGTGGGTGATATGATTGGAGCCCAGGCCTACGCCTCCACTGCCAAGTGCCTGAATATCAGCTCCCTGATCTTCAGCATCCTAATGGTTATTATCTGCATCATTATTGTCTCCACCACCTCTGTGGCTGTCTTTCAAGCCTTTTCACAGAGAATGCCGCATTCTGGATTCTAGTCCTGCCCCACGCGCCACAGTCCACAGCTGCCCGTCCCGTGACCCTTCCTTTACCCTACGCGTAGGCAAATGTTACCTTCCTGCATCTGTCCACAGTGGATTCAATAAAGTGCACATGACGACAACTCTGGCTGTGAGTGTCTGTTCTCTGGTTCTGTGCTGAGCTTGTCCTGCAGCCTTCCTGTCTGTAGAGCACAGAGTGTCCTTGACTTAGCAGGCTTCTGGTCTTTTGATCTAGGCAGCCCCTGACTAACACCCTGTGTCAGTTTTTGGCTGTTCCAGACAAAAGGGATCTATCTAAGTATCATCCAACCCTGACACCATGTCCCAGGGTGCCCAGGAAGGGTACAGAGCCCTGAGCAAGGGAGGCTTCAGGAGAGAAAGACACCCAGATGCCCTTACCTTAAGGGAAAAGAAGCCTCTAGCCAAGATAAACTGTGTCCTTGTTCCCTGGTGGCCTCTTGGATATGATTCAGACTCCTTGGGCAGACCTGTACACTAGTTAGTTGGCGACTGCTGCGGAGTTTAGTACCCTTCGCTCTTTCCTTGTCCTGCACACAGCATTCAGTTATATACAGGCGGGGATTCAAGAATGCCTCTGGCAGTCTTTAAACAGTAGGGAGGACCAAAAGACAGTGAGTTCTGCAGGGGTCACAGCGCCTATATTTCCACTTCACCCGGAGCGGATGCTGTCTACCTCGGTGCTCCACTGACATGTTACACGGCATCCCACGAGTTCCTTCTAAAGGGTACCCTTTCTGCTTACCCAAGCCTGGTCCCTGGAAATCAGGCTGGGTTTCCAAGGACTGTCGTCCTATCAAATAGCACTTTGCTTCCCCAACCACCAAGATGATTTGAATGTATCTCAAAATTCCAGGAGTTAGTGAGCCCTAACGGAGGGGTGTTACTGGGAAGGTGCTGTGTGGCTTCAGCAAGAGGAaggcctgttttctttctcttccccctccctttttctttctttttttttttttaagacaggaagtATAGTTTTTAATAGAAGTAAATGAGAACAGCTAAGGAGGAGCCAGCTGTGGCCTGCAAGTCCGCGGAGTTCCCTTACTGTTTTAGAGATCTCAGCATGGTTTTGACACAGAAGAGAGTTTCACAAGTCAGTGGGAAGAAGTTGGAGTTTATTCAAAATAGGAAAGTGCCCAGGGTAAAATGTAAAGCTCACCCAAGAGTAAGTGTGTGGACTTCTCAGGTGACACTGTGAAGTGTTTTAATGGTGATTGTATGTGGGATTTTGaaaggttttgaaatttcagttgcTTAACAGGATTCTAagggtctctttctctctctagtcCCCATTTCATAACTGAGGCTATACAGTGACCCTAAggtactttggttttttttttaaaaatatttatttatttatttattatgtatacaatattctttctgcgtgtatgcctgaaggccagaagagggcaccagacttcattacagatggttgtgagccaccatgtggttgctgggaattgaactcaggacctttggaagagcaggcaatgctcttaactgctgagccatctctccagccccccctaaGGTACTTTGGATGGGAACACACGCTGACAAGGTAAAACCAGGAGCCCTTAGGATCGCACAGGGTTTCTGGTGGGTGAGATTCCTAGAAAACGGTAGGTTTATAGTTGAAAAAGGAGAAgcagacagtggtggtggtggtacactcttttaatcccagcactcgagaggcagaagcaggaggatctctgtgagtttgaggccagcctggtctacaagagctagttccaggacaggcttcaaagctacagagaaaccctgtctcaaaaataaataaataaataaacaaacaaataaataaataaataaataaataagaaaaataaaatacagttagAAAGGAGAAAGGTCTTCAGACAATGTTAATTACTTTGGAATTCTTGACTCAAAGCTGGTGAGAGTCTTCCAGGGTGAGGGACGCCTTTCCTTCCCATGGCAGAAAGGAACCACGTGAGTTGGGTGTTGGTTCAACAAGAAGACTTAGACCAGTTGCGAGCCCAGACTGAGGGTTACTGTCCATAGGAAGGAGTCAGCTAGAACCTGAGAAGCTCATGAGAAGAGAGCTCACCTGCTCAGTGCATAGCCCTTCGGGAAGACAAGTCACACCCAATACCTGGGCCCAGGACAGTTCCTCCATCATGAGGGAAAGCCACTGCTCAGGTTCAGGGATTTGGTCCTGAGATCTCAGGTCTGTCCTGTCTATCACCAAGAGGTCACAAGTCAGATATTTGGCTTCTGAAGTACCCACGGTCAAGAGCTTTGCCCTGCCAACCTGTTACCGGCTGTCTATACAACCAGCTCCATAGAAGATGGGCAGAAATCATGGAAGATGGAGCTagaggtgggtgggtaggtggatgggcAAGGACCAGGACTTCATCAACTGTTTCTAAAGGTGCCAGGATCCTTCCATCTCTCAGGGCCAGCACTGTTCATATTCCACAAGAGCCAGCCAGGGTTGGCCAGAGCCTAGTGATTTTAGACAgaatatcttaaattagccccaGTACTCCAGAAACTTTCACTGTGGTCTATCTACCCAGAGCAGGAGGTCAGAAGCCCGAATCCCAAGGATGGGCTCTCCTCCCCTCAGACAGGGTGGTAAGGGTAGGCCCTGCCCCCCTTAGACATTGACAGTGAGGGTGGGCTCTGC of the Chionomys nivalis chromosome 8, mChiNiv1.1, whole genome shotgun sequence genome contains:
- the LOC130880176 gene encoding interferon-induced transmembrane protein 2, producing the protein MSHNSQAFLSTNAGLPPSYETIKEEYGVTELGEPHNSAVVRTTVINMPREVSVPDHVVWSLFNALFLNVCCLGFIAYAYSVKSRDRKMVGDMIGAQAYASTAKCLNISSLIFSILMVIICIIIVSTTSVAVFQAFSQRMPHSGF